The proteins below are encoded in one region of Microbacterium pygmaeum:
- a CDS encoding PH domain-containing protein gives MTQPTTYGGRPQMPAPGAPTPELRVARFRAHARRLSWSVLVLVAVAAAVGFFYGNLPAPFENWMLLTAAGVLVLFLVVLPYAAWWAHVYTITTRRVIERSGLFAPRRQELGHMRGYTIQMRRGILQRMWGAGTLVLSDGIDQPMRLTNIPRAALVHEVLVDQVEVNQILAHRDAQSFPGAPPEGPPALPAS, from the coding sequence ATGACCCAGCCGACGACGTACGGGGGCAGGCCGCAGATGCCGGCTCCCGGAGCGCCGACGCCCGAGCTGCGCGTGGCTCGCTTCCGGGCGCATGCCCGTCGATTGAGCTGGTCGGTGCTGGTGCTGGTCGCGGTGGCTGCCGCCGTCGGATTCTTCTACGGGAATCTGCCCGCGCCGTTCGAGAACTGGATGCTGCTGACCGCCGCGGGCGTGTTGGTGCTGTTCCTCGTGGTGCTGCCCTACGCGGCGTGGTGGGCGCATGTCTATACGATCACCACTCGGCGCGTCATCGAGCGGTCAGGCCTGTTCGCTCCCCGCCGCCAGGAGCTCGGTCACATGCGCGGCTACACGATCCAGATGCGCCGCGGGATCCTCCAGCGGATGTGGGGTGCGGGGACACTGGTGCTCTCGGACGGCATCGACCAGCCCATGCGGCTGACCAACATCCCGCGCGCCGCGCTCGTGCACGAAGTGCTCGTGGACCAGGTCGAGGTCAACCAGATCCTCGCCCATCGTGATGCGCAGTCGTTCCCCGGCGCACCGCCGGAGGGTCCGCCGGCTCTGCCCGCGAGCTGA